A DNA window from Streptomyces sp. 71268 contains the following coding sequences:
- a CDS encoding DciA family protein, which translates to MTWPVSGGSGRERDAARGPRAGADRDDGPGAAPAGAAVEPTGVDLARVALRAAKERARAHGAAAQQKKQARRGGLRSGARADGRDPLPLGAAINRLITERGWEAPAAVGGVMGRWPQLVGPEVAQHCEPQRYDEDARVLTVCCDSTAWATQLRLLAPQLVARLNADLGHGTVRTLKVLGPGGPARRYGPLRAPGSRGPGDTYG; encoded by the coding sequence ATGACGTGGCCTGTGTCGGGCGGATCGGGCCGGGAGCGGGACGCGGCCCGGGGGCCGCGGGCCGGCGCGGACCGCGACGACGGCCCGGGCGCGGCCCCGGCCGGTGCGGCGGTCGAGCCCACGGGCGTGGACCTGGCGCGGGTGGCGTTGCGGGCGGCGAAGGAGCGCGCCCGCGCGCACGGCGCGGCCGCGCAACAGAAGAAGCAGGCCAGGCGCGGTGGGTTGCGCTCCGGGGCGCGGGCGGACGGGCGCGATCCGCTGCCGTTGGGCGCGGCCATCAACCGGCTGATCACCGAACGCGGTTGGGAGGCGCCCGCGGCGGTCGGCGGTGTGATGGGCCGCTGGCCCCAGCTCGTCGGGCCCGAGGTCGCGCAGCACTGCGAGCCGCAGCGGTACGACGAGGACGCGCGGGTGCTGACGGTGTGTTGCGACTCCACGGCCTGGGCCACCCAGCTCCGGTTGCTGGCGCCGCAGCTCGTGGCGCGGCTCAACGCGGACCTGGGCCACGGCACGGTGCGCACGCTCAAGGTGCTCGGCCCCGGTGGTCCCGCGCGCCGGTACGGACCGCTGCGGGCGCCCGGCAGCCGTGGCCCGGGCGACACCTACGGCTGA
- the recF gene encoding DNA replication/repair protein RecF translates to MHVSHLSLADFRSYARVEVPLDPGVSAFVGPNGQGKTNLVEAVGYLATLASHRVSSDAPLVRMGAERAIVRAAVVQGDRQQLIELELNPGRANRARINRSSQVRPRDVLGIVRTVLFAPEDLALVKGDPGERRRFLDELITARSPRMAGVRSDYDRVLKQRNTLLKTAAMARRHGGRQLDLSTLDVWDQHLAQVGAELLAQRLDLVATLRPLADKAYEQLAPGGGPVVLEYRSSVSEAAGGAPLGAETGRPELYELLRAALGEARKREIERGVTLVGPHRDDLLLKLGELPAKGYASHGESWSYALALRLASYDLLRSEGNEPVLVLDDVFAELDVRRRERLAELVAPGEQVLVTAAVDDDVPGVLTGVRYAVSEGVVERI, encoded by the coding sequence ATGCACGTCTCGCATTTGTCACTCGCCGACTTCCGCTCGTACGCCCGGGTCGAGGTTCCCCTTGACCCGGGCGTCTCCGCGTTCGTCGGCCCCAACGGGCAGGGCAAGACCAACCTGGTCGAGGCCGTCGGCTACCTGGCGACGCTGGCCAGCCACCGGGTCTCGTCCGACGCGCCGCTGGTGCGGATGGGCGCCGAGCGGGCGATCGTGCGGGCCGCGGTCGTGCAGGGCGACCGGCAGCAGCTCATCGAGCTGGAACTCAACCCGGGCCGGGCCAACCGGGCCAGGATCAACCGGTCTTCGCAGGTCAGGCCGCGCGACGTGCTCGGCATCGTGCGTACGGTGCTGTTCGCGCCGGAGGACCTGGCGCTGGTCAAGGGCGACCCGGGTGAGAGGCGGCGGTTCCTCGACGAGCTGATCACGGCCAGGTCGCCGCGGATGGCCGGGGTGCGCTCGGACTACGACCGGGTGCTGAAGCAGCGCAACACGCTGCTCAAGACGGCGGCCATGGCGCGCCGGCACGGCGGCCGGCAGCTCGACCTGTCCACGCTGGACGTCTGGGACCAGCATCTGGCCCAGGTGGGCGCGGAGTTGCTGGCCCAGCGGCTCGACCTGGTGGCCACGCTGCGGCCCCTCGCCGACAAGGCGTACGAGCAACTGGCCCCCGGCGGTGGGCCGGTGGTGCTGGAGTACCGGAGTTCCGTCAGCGAGGCGGCGGGTGGCGCGCCGCTCGGCGCGGAGACGGGCCGGCCGGAGCTGTACGAGCTGCTGCGGGCGGCGCTGGGCGAGGCGCGCAAGCGGGAGATCGAGCGGGGCGTGACGCTGGTCGGCCCGCACCGGGACGATCTGCTGCTGAAACTGGGCGAGTTGCCCGCGAAGGGGTACGCGAGCCACGGCGAGTCCTGGTCGTACGCGCTGGCGCTGCGGCTCGCCTCGTACGACCTGCTGCGGTCCGAGGGCAACGAGCCGGTGTTGGTGCTGGACGACGTCTTCGCCGAGCTGGACGTGCGCCGCCGGGAGCGGCTCGCGGAGCTGGTGGCCCCGGGCGAGCAGGTGTTGGTGACGGCCGCGGTGGACGACGACGTGCCGGGGGTGCTGACGGGCGTGCGGTACGCGGTCTCGGAAGGTGTGGTGGAGCGCATATGA